Proteins from one Penaeus vannamei isolate JL-2024 chromosome 8, ASM4276789v1, whole genome shotgun sequence genomic window:
- the LOC138862361 gene encoding spidroin-2-like, with amino-acid sequence MGLPHIPRPRDVPRMRGSRQNEACRNLSKGNPIGCAEGWTAEGEEKSTAEYGRARKGRGKVRQGEERARQSTAGRGTGTAEYGRARKGHGRVWQGEERARQSMAGRGKDTAEYGRARKGHGRVWQGEERARQNTAGRGKGTAEYGRARIGHGRVRPGEERARQSTAGRGKGTEGTAGRGKGTEGTAGRGKGTAKYSRARKGHSRVRPGEERARQSTAGRGKGTEAGPTYSPFPNESTPVESRRVLAKKVGPPPPHHRDPNPPSTTDL; translated from the exons ATGGGACTCCCCCACATCCCACGCCCACGGGACGTTCCTAGGATGCGAGGATCCCGACAGAATGAGGCTTGCCGAAACCTAAGCAAAGGAAACCCTATAGGATGCGCTGAAGGCTGGACAGCGGAGGGCGAAGAAAAGAGCACGGCAGAGTACGGCAGGGCGAGGAAAGGGCGCGGCAAAGTACGGCAGGGCGAGGAACGGGCACGGCAGAGTACGGCAGGGCGAGGAACGGGCACGGCAGAGTATGGCAGGGCGAGGAAAGGGCACGGCAGAGTATGGCAGGGCGAGGAAAGGGCACGGCAGAGTATGGCAGGGCGAGGAAAGGACACGGCAGAGTACGGCAGGGCGAGGAAAGGGCACGGCAGAGTATGGCAGGGCGAGGAAAGGGCGCGGCAAAATACGGCAGGGCGAGGAAAGGGCACGGCAGAGTACGGCAGGGCGAGGATAGGACACGGCAGAGTACGGCCGGGCGAGGAAAGGGCACGGCAAAGTACAGCAGGGCGAGGAAAGGGCACGGAGGGTACGGCCGGGCGAGGAAAGGGCACGGAGGGTACGGCCGGGCGAGGAAAGGGCACGGCAAAGTACAGCAGGGCGAGGAAAGGGCACAGCAGAGTACGGCCGGGCGAGGAAAGGGCACGGCAAAGTACAGCAGGACGAGGAAAGGGCACGGAGG CAGGTCCCACGTACTCTCCCTTCCCAAATGAGTCCACCCCGGTAGAGTCAAGACGAGTCCTTGCAAAGAAAGTaggcccccctcccccgcaccatCGAGACCCCAACCCCCCCAGCACGACCGACCTCTGA
- the LOC138862362 gene encoding salivary glue protein Sgs-4-like, whose translation MVQLSQTPGQRSGETHAQPPVPQSRPRPIIAIKADTVIINADTITLKADTITIYADTITTKQTQSPSTQTKSPPNRHNHHLCRHNHHQTDTVTIYADTITIKTDTITIYADTITTKQTQSPSKQTQSPSKQTQSSSKQTQSPSKQTQSPSKQTQSPSKQTQSPSKQTQSPSMQTQSPPNRHSHPQSRHNHHQNRHNHHLCRHNHHQTDTVTLKADTITI comes from the exons ATGGTACAGCTGTCTCAAACACCAGGACAGCGCTCGGGGGAAACTCACGCCCAACCACCTGTGCCCCAGTCCCGCCCGCGACCCAT AATCGCCATCAAAGCAGACACAGTCATCATCAACGCCGACACAATCACCCTCAAAGCAGACACAATCACCATCTACGCAGACACAATCACCACCAAACAGACACAATCACCATCTACGCAGACAAAATCACCACCAAACAGACACAATCACCATCTATGCAGACACAATCACCACCAAACAGACACAGTCACCATCTACGCAGACACAATCACCATCAAAACAGACACAATCACCATCTATGCAGACACAATCACCACCAAACAGACACAGTCACCCTCAAAGCAGACACAATCACCATCTAAGCAGacacaatcatcatcaaaacaaacacagTCACCCTCAAAGCAGACACAATCACCATCAAAACAGACACAATCACCCTCAAAGCAGACACAATCACCATCAAAACAGACACAATCACCATCTATGCAGACACAATCACCACCAAACAGACACAGTCACCCTCAAAGCAGACACAATCACCATCAAAACAGACACAATCACCATCTATGCAGACACAATCACCACCAAACAGACACAGTCACCCTCAAAGCAGACACAATCACCATCTAA